A single region of the Chitinophaga niabensis genome encodes:
- a CDS encoding SDR family NAD(P)-dependent oxidoreductase — protein MSLFRLDGKVAVVTGAGSGIGQAIARCFAGSGAIVHVLELNEEAGKGTVDEIAATGGKGFVHAVNVAEQAAVVAVMQKIIQTSGKLDILVNCAGIAHVGKLETTAEQDFDRVFSVNVKGTYNCMYAVIEQMKKQGGGVILNIASIASSVGIPDRFAYSMSKGAVYTMTLSVAKDYLADKIRVNSISPARVHTPFVDGFIAKNYPGKEAEMFEKLSKTQPIGRMAKPDEVGYLALYLCSDEAGFITGCDYPLDGGFIKLNN, from the coding sequence ATGAGTTTGTTCCGTTTAGATGGGAAAGTTGCTGTTGTAACGGGTGCCGGAAGTGGCATCGGACAAGCAATTGCAAGGTGTTTTGCCGGCAGTGGGGCTATTGTTCATGTGCTGGAATTAAATGAAGAGGCCGGGAAAGGTACAGTAGATGAAATTGCTGCTACAGGGGGTAAAGGATTTGTGCATGCTGTGAATGTGGCAGAGCAGGCTGCAGTGGTAGCCGTTATGCAAAAGATCATACAAACATCCGGCAAACTGGATATATTAGTGAACTGCGCCGGCATTGCCCATGTAGGAAAACTGGAAACTACTGCCGAGCAGGATTTCGACCGCGTATTCTCCGTGAACGTAAAAGGTACTTATAACTGCATGTACGCAGTGATCGAACAGATGAAAAAACAAGGCGGCGGTGTGATCCTCAATATCGCTTCCATCGCTTCCAGTGTGGGTATCCCGGACAGGTTTGCCTATTCTATGAGCAAAGGCGCCGTATATACCATGACGCTCTCCGTAGCAAAAGATTACCTCGCTGATAAGATCCGTGTGAACAGTATTTCTCCTGCCCGTGTGCATACACCATTTGTGGATGGTTTCATTGCCAAGAACTATCCCGGTAAAGAAGCGGAAATGTTTGAGAAACTGTCCAAAACACAACCTATAGGCCGCATGGCCAAACCGGATGAAGTAGGTTATCTCGCTTTATATCTCTGCTCTGATGAAGCAGGTTTTATCACCGGTTGCGATTATCCGCTGGACGGAGGCTTTATTAAACTGAATAACTAA
- a CDS encoding Gfo/Idh/MocA family protein: MKKSRRAFLKNTVKGSAALMIGSMLPGMSAKSYASILGANDRIRVGMMGVNARGLALATNYARQPNCEVISVSDVDTRAAEKCIEKVKEVQQKAPTAIPDFRKALENKDLDALVIAAPDHWHAPAAILAAKAGKHVYLEKPCSHNPYEGELLIQVQKKYNKVIQMGNQRRSWPNVIAAIKEIHSGTIGRAYFAKGWYTNNRESIGTGKKTGVPSWLNYDLWQGPAPRRAFQDNLIHYNWHWFWNWGTGEACNNGTHMVDLMRWGLQVDYPTRVTSSGGRYRYKDDWETPDTQVISLEFANNTSMVWEGRSCNGQYVEGSSVGVIFYGETGSLVIDGNAYTVYDLKSKVVKEVKNTKAIDARNVTNPAADLDALHFQNFFDGIKNGTALNSDILSGHQSTLLCQLGNIALLTGNALHIDPSNGHIKNDAAAMKLWKRDYQPGWEPKL; this comes from the coding sequence ATGAAAAAGTCCCGCAGAGCTTTCCTCAAGAATACCGTAAAAGGCTCGGCAGCCTTGATGATCGGCAGCATGCTTCCAGGCATGAGTGCAAAAAGTTATGCCAGCATCCTGGGTGCCAACGACCGTATCCGTGTGGGCATGATGGGCGTAAATGCCAGGGGCCTTGCCCTGGCTACCAATTATGCGCGCCAGCCCAACTGCGAAGTGATCTCTGTTTCTGATGTGGATACCCGTGCAGCGGAGAAGTGTATAGAGAAAGTAAAGGAAGTACAGCAAAAAGCCCCTACTGCTATTCCGGATTTCAGGAAAGCGCTGGAGAATAAAGACCTGGATGCACTGGTAATCGCTGCACCGGATCACTGGCATGCCCCTGCTGCTATACTGGCTGCCAAAGCAGGTAAACATGTATACCTGGAAAAGCCCTGCAGCCACAATCCGTATGAGGGAGAGCTGTTGATCCAGGTGCAGAAGAAATACAACAAGGTGATCCAGATGGGCAATCAGCGCCGCTCCTGGCCTAATGTGATAGCAGCTATCAAAGAGATACACAGCGGCACTATCGGCCGTGCTTACTTTGCCAAAGGCTGGTATACCAACAACCGCGAGTCTATTGGTACCGGTAAAAAAACAGGCGTTCCTTCCTGGTTAAATTATGATCTGTGGCAAGGCCCTGCACCACGCCGCGCTTTCCAGGATAACCTCATTCACTATAACTGGCATTGGTTCTGGAATTGGGGAACCGGCGAAGCCTGCAATAATGGAACACATATGGTAGACCTGATGCGCTGGGGTTTGCAGGTTGATTATCCCACACGTGTTACCTCTTCCGGCGGGCGCTACCGTTATAAAGATGATTGGGAAACCCCGGATACACAGGTGATCTCCCTCGAATTCGCCAATAATACCAGTATGGTATGGGAAGGCCGCAGTTGCAATGGTCAGTATGTAGAAGGTAGTTCTGTAGGCGTTATTTTCTACGGGGAAACGGGATCACTGGTGATTGACGGCAATGCTTATACCGTGTACGATCTGAAGAGTAAAGTGGTGAAGGAAGTGAAGAACACCAAAGCCATCGACGCCCGGAATGTGACTAACCCTGCCGCCGACCTGGATGCGCTGCATTTCCAGAACTTCTTTGACGGTATTAAAAATGGCACCGCGCTCAATTCAGATATCCTGAGCGGGCACCAAAGCACCCTGCTCTGCCAGTTAGGTAATATTGCCCTGCTTACAGGTAATGCATTACATATTGATCCTTCCAACGGGCATATCAAAAATGATGCTGCGGCTATGAAACTCTGGAAACGGGATTATCAGCCGGGCTGGGAACCTAAATTATAA
- a CDS encoding 3-keto-disaccharide hydrolase, producing the protein MQKIKLLMTLTLAFVSGISTAQKSQKGWQQLFNGKDLKNWDIKITGHQLNDNNGNTFSVKDGKLTVSYDGYKAFDEQYGHIFHKQKFSAYLLVMEYRFVGEQVKGGPGWAYRNSGAMIHSQSAKSMGVNQDFPISIEVQLLGGDGKGKRTTSNLCTPGTNVVMKNQLITAHCVNSNSKTYDNDVWVRAEVLVLGDSIVKHIVEKDTVLMYEKPQIGGGNVSNYDPALKKDGQLLSEGYIALQSESHPIEYRKVELFDLKPYMKDPKKLAAKLKELQNRK; encoded by the coding sequence ATGCAAAAAATAAAATTACTGATGACGCTCACACTTGCGTTTGTATCAGGGATAAGCACCGCACAGAAATCTCAAAAGGGATGGCAGCAGCTCTTTAACGGAAAAGACCTTAAAAACTGGGACATCAAGATCACCGGACACCAGCTGAACGACAACAACGGTAATACTTTCAGCGTGAAAGATGGCAAACTCACTGTATCCTATGATGGGTACAAAGCATTTGATGAACAATATGGCCACATCTTCCACAAACAGAAATTCTCTGCTTATTTACTGGTGATGGAATACCGCTTTGTAGGTGAGCAGGTGAAAGGCGGCCCGGGATGGGCTTACCGCAACAGCGGGGCCATGATCCATTCCCAATCGGCTAAGAGCATGGGTGTGAACCAGGATTTTCCTATTTCCATTGAAGTGCAGTTGCTGGGTGGTGACGGAAAAGGAAAACGTACCACATCTAATCTCTGTACACCAGGCACTAACGTGGTGATGAAAAATCAGCTGATCACGGCGCATTGCGTGAACTCAAATTCCAAAACCTATGATAATGATGTATGGGTGAGAGCGGAAGTGCTTGTGCTGGGAGATTCCATCGTTAAACATATTGTGGAGAAAGACACAGTGCTGATGTATGAAAAACCACAGATAGGCGGCGGGAATGTTTCCAACTATGACCCTGCTTTGAAAAAGGACGGGCAGCTTTTATCTGAAGGATATATTGCTTTGCAGAGTGAAAGCCATCCGATAGAATACAGGAAGGTGGAGCTGTTTGACCTGAAGCCTTATATGAAGGACCCAAAGAAACTCGCTGCGAAGCTGAAAGAATTACAAAACAGGAAATAA
- a CDS encoding M15 family metallopeptidase — translation MKNIYILCLFLLPWKLSAQEIPLNKHGLPVVNSLQLYKELVKQHKDLRLVKIDDIAQDVRYATANNFTKVQLYPYPVVWLRLPAYQALQALQMVLEPMGVGLKIFDGYRPYRVTEKMWEVMPDDRYAADPKKGSGHNRGIAVDLTLIYLKTGKEFPMGTDYDDLSEKAHHAYAKITDEEKENRVFLRTMMEAHGFVALETEWWHYYLKDAEKYPLMDIWFDELK, via the coding sequence GTGAAAAATATATACATTTTATGCTTATTCCTACTACCATGGAAGCTTTCGGCACAGGAAATCCCGCTGAACAAACACGGCCTGCCTGTTGTGAATTCCCTTCAATTATACAAAGAACTGGTAAAACAGCACAAAGATCTTCGTTTAGTAAAGATCGACGATATTGCACAGGATGTACGTTATGCTACTGCTAATAATTTCACCAAGGTACAATTGTACCCTTACCCCGTAGTATGGTTAAGGCTTCCCGCCTACCAGGCATTGCAGGCTTTGCAAATGGTGCTGGAACCTATGGGTGTGGGCCTTAAAATATTTGACGGGTACCGGCCTTACCGGGTGACAGAGAAAATGTGGGAGGTGATGCCGGACGACCGTTATGCCGCAGATCCCAAAAAAGGGTCCGGCCATAACCGGGGCATAGCAGTAGACCTTACCCTGATCTACCTTAAAACCGGCAAGGAGTTCCCCATGGGAACAGATTACGATGATCTTTCGGAAAAAGCCCATCATGCCTATGCAAAGATAACTGACGAAGAAAAAGAGAACCGGGTGTTCCTCCGCACAATGATGGAAGCACATGGCTTTGTGGCATTGGAAACGGAATGGTGGCATTATTACCTGAAAGACGCCGAAAAATATCCGTTAATGGATATCTGGTTTGACGAGTTAAAGTAA
- a CDS encoding L-rhamnose mutarotase: METIKRYCLALDLRDEPQLIAEYETYHRAVWPEILESITSSGITTLEIYRAGNRMFMIMEVDDTFSFERKGAMDAANPKVQEWEELMWKYQQAIPVAKPGEKWVLMDKIFSL; this comes from the coding sequence ATGGAAACAATAAAAAGATATTGCCTGGCGCTTGACCTGAGGGATGAACCACAACTGATCGCGGAATATGAAACATACCACCGTGCCGTATGGCCGGAGATCCTGGAAAGTATCACCAGTAGCGGTATTACCACTTTGGAGATCTACCGGGCTGGTAACCGTATGTTCATGATCATGGAAGTGGATGATACTTTTTCTTTCGAAAGGAAAGGTGCAATGGACGCTGCCAATCCTAAAGTTCAGGAGTGGGAGGAACTGATGTGGAAATATCAGCAAGCCATCCCCGTAGCAAAGCCCGGAGAAAAATGGGTATTGATGGATAAGATATTTAGTTTATGA
- a CDS encoding fumarylacetoacetate hydrolase family protein: MKLIRFGSLGEEKPGIITDAGMFDVSAFGEDYGERFFETNGLVRLTEWWAANSNNCPKIAEGTRLGSCVARPSKIICIGLNYADHAKETNAAIPKEPIVFFKSTSSLVGPNDNLVIPRNSVKTDWEVELAVVIGKKASYVEEKDALQYVAGYSLHNDYSEREFQIERGGQWVKGKSCDTFAPLGPWMATQDEIENIDNLRLWLTVNGKKMQDGNTSNFIFKIPFVISYLSQFMTLLPGDVISTGTPAGVGLGFNPPVYLKAGDVVELGIDGLGTSKQTAVAWKQ; encoded by the coding sequence ATGAAACTTATCAGGTTCGGATCGTTGGGAGAGGAAAAACCAGGCATCATAACAGATGCCGGTATGTTTGATGTATCTGCTTTCGGAGAGGATTACGGAGAGCGCTTTTTTGAAACAAATGGTTTGGTGCGCTTAACCGAATGGTGGGCCGCCAATAGCAATAACTGTCCCAAAATAGCAGAAGGTACCAGGCTGGGTTCCTGCGTAGCACGTCCATCAAAGATCATCTGTATTGGATTGAACTATGCAGACCATGCAAAAGAAACCAACGCTGCCATCCCGAAAGAGCCGATCGTATTCTTCAAATCCACCTCCTCTCTCGTAGGGCCAAATGATAATCTCGTGATCCCGCGCAACAGTGTAAAAACTGACTGGGAAGTGGAACTGGCAGTGGTAATTGGAAAGAAAGCCAGTTATGTGGAAGAAAAAGATGCTTTGCAATATGTTGCCGGTTACAGCCTGCATAACGATTACAGCGAACGCGAATTCCAGATAGAAAGAGGTGGCCAGTGGGTGAAAGGAAAGAGCTGCGATACCTTTGCTCCCCTCGGCCCATGGATGGCTACACAGGATGAAATAGAAAATATCGACAACCTGCGCCTCTGGTTAACCGTGAATGGCAAAAAGATGCAGGATGGTAACACATCTAACTTCATCTTCAAAATACCTTTCGTTATTTCTTACCTGAGCCAGTTCATGACCCTGCTCCCCGGTGATGTGATCTCTACCGGAACACCTGCAGGTGTGGGCCTTGGATTCAATCCACCGGTATACCTGAAAGCAGGAGATGTGGTAGAGCTGGGTATTGATGGATTGGGTACATCTAAACAAACAGCGGTTGCATGGAAACAATAA
- the leuD gene encoding 3-isopropylmalate dehydratase small subunit produces the protein MDKKFSNLVSTVVPLPIENIDTDQIIPARFLKATTREGFGENLFRDWRFDDQQVPKKDFVLNNPLYKGRVLVAGKNFGCGSSREHAAWALGDYGFKVVVSSFFADIFKNNALNNFILPIQVSDDFLQKIFAAVEKDPAAELEINLEEQYIKILASGEKASFDINAYKKTCLLNGYDDIDYLLSLSNEVAAYERTRPFNF, from the coding sequence ATGGACAAGAAATTTTCAAACCTGGTATCCACTGTGGTACCTTTACCGATAGAAAACATAGACACAGACCAGATCATCCCGGCCCGGTTCCTGAAAGCTACCACCCGTGAGGGCTTTGGTGAGAACCTGTTCCGCGACTGGCGTTTTGATGATCAACAGGTGCCGAAAAAGGATTTTGTACTCAACAACCCCCTGTATAAAGGGCGCGTACTGGTAGCCGGCAAAAACTTCGGTTGCGGCTCTTCCAGGGAACACGCTGCCTGGGCATTGGGAGATTACGGGTTCAAAGTAGTAGTAAGCAGTTTCTTTGCAGATATCTTTAAGAACAATGCATTGAATAACTTCATCCTGCCCATCCAGGTAAGTGATGATTTCCTGCAAAAGATCTTTGCCGCCGTTGAAAAAGATCCTGCCGCTGAACTTGAAATTAACCTGGAAGAGCAGTACATTAAAATATTGGCTTCCGGAGAAAAGGCATCTTTCGATATCAACGCATACAAAAAAACGTGCCTCCTGAACGGTTATGACGACATCGATTACCTGCTCAGCCTAAGCAATGAAGTAGCAGCTTATGAAAGAACAAGACCATTTAATTTCTAA
- a CDS encoding 2-isopropylmalate synthase yields MDKNRVYVFDTTLRDGEQVPGCQLTTVEKIIVAKELEALGVDVIEAGFPISSPGDFQSVVEISKAVSEPVICALTRANTADIDAAAAALKYAKRKRIHTGIGASDMHIKYKFNSTRENILERAVEAVKYSRKFVDDVEFYAEDAGRADNAYLAQMIEAVIAAGATVVNIPDTNGYCLPEQYGAKIKYLMDHVSNIDKAIISVHCHNDLGLATANTIAGVFNGARQVECTINGIGERAGNTSLEEVAMILKTHHALGYTTGINSKRIYELSNLVSNMMRMPVQPNKAIVGRNAFAHSSGIHQDGVLKHRENYEILDPEDIGLQSNSIILTARSGRHALKHHLERLGYKLEKINIDDVYARFLEMADTRKEITDHDLLTLMGDGADSNYDDKAIKVTLLQVVCGDPLRPMATVKLRINGEEKEGSAAGNGPVNATINAIHTIISDDIELDEFSIQAMRGGSEDVSKVNMRVNHNGKSYYGFGYSTDIVNASVHAYVDALNKIF; encoded by the coding sequence ATGGATAAAAATCGTGTTTACGTTTTTGATACAACCCTGCGTGATGGAGAACAAGTGCCGGGTTGCCAGCTAACGACCGTGGAAAAGATCATTGTAGCGAAAGAACTGGAAGCCCTGGGTGTGGACGTGATAGAAGCAGGCTTTCCTATCTCCAGCCCGGGCGATTTTCAAAGCGTTGTCGAAATCTCCAAAGCAGTAAGCGAACCAGTGATCTGTGCGCTTACACGTGCCAATACCGCAGATATTGATGCAGCGGCAGCAGCGCTTAAATATGCCAAACGCAAGCGCATACATACTGGTATCGGTGCTTCAGATATGCACATCAAATACAAGTTCAACAGTACCCGGGAGAACATCCTGGAACGTGCAGTAGAAGCAGTGAAATACTCCCGCAAATTTGTAGATGACGTGGAGTTCTACGCAGAAGATGCCGGCCGTGCAGATAATGCTTACCTCGCACAAATGATCGAAGCAGTGATCGCTGCAGGTGCCACCGTAGTGAACATCCCTGATACCAATGGTTACTGCCTGCCGGAACAATACGGTGCCAAGATCAAATACCTGATGGACCACGTGTCCAATATCGATAAAGCCATTATTTCCGTACACTGCCACAACGATCTCGGACTGGCTACTGCCAACACCATTGCAGGTGTATTCAATGGCGCACGCCAGGTAGAATGTACCATCAATGGTATTGGAGAACGCGCAGGTAACACTTCACTTGAAGAAGTAGCGATGATCCTCAAAACCCACCATGCACTGGGTTATACCACAGGCATCAACAGCAAACGCATCTATGAGCTGAGCAACTTAGTTTCCAATATGATGCGCATGCCGGTACAGCCGAATAAAGCCATCGTTGGCCGCAATGCTTTTGCGCACAGCTCAGGTATTCACCAGGATGGTGTGCTGAAGCATCGGGAAAACTACGAGATCCTCGACCCTGAGGATATCGGATTGCAATCCAACTCTATTATCCTCACTGCACGCAGCGGGCGCCACGCATTGAAGCATCACCTGGAAAGGCTGGGCTACAAACTGGAAAAGATCAATATCGACGATGTATATGCCCGCTTCCTTGAAATGGCAGATACCCGCAAAGAGATCACAGATCACGACCTGCTCACACTCATGGGCGATGGTGCGGATAGCAACTATGACGATAAAGCCATCAAAGTAACGCTGTTACAGGTAGTATGCGGAGATCCTTTACGTCCGATGGCTACTGTAAAACTGCGTATCAACGGAGAAGAGAAGGAGGGTAGTGCAGCGGGTAACGGTCCGGTGAATGCAACCATCAATGCGATCCATACCATCATATCCGATGATATTGAGCTGGATGAATTCAGCATTCAGGCTATGCGCGGTGGTAGTGAAGATGTAAGTAAAGTGAACATGCGTGTGAATCACAACGGCAAATCATACTATGGTTTCGGTTATTCAACAGACATTGTGAATGCCAGTGTACATGCGTATGTAGATGCTTTGAATAAGATTTTCTAG
- the leuB gene encoding 3-isopropylmalate dehydrogenase yields the protein MGVTKKILVIPGDGIGQEVTAWGRKVLETIAENYKHTFTFHEGIMGHVAIEATGDPLPDETLEKARRSDAILFGAIGHAKYDNDPTLKVRPEQGLLKIRKELGLYANLRPIKLFDDLLHASSIKPEILQGADILFFRELTGDVYFGEKQRSEDRNSASDLMIYHKYEVERIARKAYDAARTRRKKLCSVDKANVLEASRLWREVVQEIAKEYPDVETEHMFIDNAAMQLIRDPKRFDVVVTGNLFGDILTDEASQIAGSMGMLASASVGDAIGFYEPIHGSAHDITGKGIANPLASILSAALLLDISFGLKEESQRVIRAVDATLRQGYRTMDIANKHTPNEFLLGTDAMGAKVLENLN from the coding sequence ATGGGAGTCACAAAGAAAATCCTGGTAATACCCGGAGACGGGATCGGGCAGGAAGTAACAGCCTGGGGAAGAAAAGTATTGGAAACAATTGCGGAGAACTACAAACATACGTTTACATTCCACGAAGGCATCATGGGCCACGTAGCCATTGAAGCCACCGGTGATCCGCTGCCGGATGAAACACTGGAAAAAGCACGCCGCAGCGATGCCATTCTGTTTGGTGCCATCGGCCATGCTAAATACGATAATGATCCTACCCTGAAAGTACGCCCCGAACAGGGATTGCTGAAGATCAGGAAAGAACTGGGCCTTTATGCCAACCTTCGCCCCATCAAATTATTCGATGATCTCCTGCATGCCTCCAGCATTAAACCGGAGATCTTACAGGGTGCAGACATCCTTTTCTTCCGTGAACTCACAGGGGATGTATATTTTGGAGAGAAACAAAGAAGTGAAGACCGCAATTCAGCATCTGACCTGATGATCTATCACAAGTACGAAGTAGAACGCATTGCCCGCAAAGCATACGATGCTGCCCGTACCCGCCGTAAAAAACTCTGCTCTGTAGATAAAGCTAATGTGCTGGAAGCATCCCGCCTCTGGAGAGAAGTAGTGCAGGAAATAGCAAAAGAATATCCTGACGTGGAAACAGAACATATGTTCATTGATAATGCTGCCATGCAATTGATCAGGGACCCTAAGCGTTTTGATGTGGTAGTTACCGGCAACCTGTTTGGAGATATCCTCACAGATGAAGCCTCTCAGATCGCCGGATCTATGGGTATGCTGGCCTCTGCATCCGTAGGAGACGCTATCGGTTTCTATGAACCTATTCACGGTTCCGCGCACGACATCACCGGAAAAGGTATTGCCAATCCGCTGGCTTCTATCTTATCTGCTGCGTTGTTGCTGGATATCTCTTTCGGATTAAAAGAAGAATCACAACGTGTGATCCGTGCAGTAGATGCCACGCTGCGCCAGGGGTACCGTACAATGGATATTGCCAACAAACATACACCTAACGAATTTTTATTAGGCACAGACGCCATGGGCGCCAAAGTGCTGGAAAACCTGAATTAA
- a CDS encoding amidohydrolase family protein, which produces MIDAHQHFWNFDPIRDAWITEDMGVIRKDFLPADLAPVLQANGITGCVAVQADQSEAETDFLLQLAAENPFVKGVVGWVDLKAVNVQERLAHYAQFPLLKGIRHIVQGEPDRNFLLREDFGRGIAALAAFGLTYDILIYPHQLPAAVEFVKKFPNQPMVLDHLAKPDFETGELKGWEQHIRALGKQQNVYCKLSGMVTEADIQHWKKEDFTPFLDVALEAFGPQRLMFGSDWPVCLLAADYAQVKDIVTDYISRLSAAEQAQIMGGNAIEFYKLA; this is translated from the coding sequence ATGATAGATGCGCATCAGCATTTCTGGAATTTTGACCCCATCCGTGACGCATGGATCACGGAGGACATGGGCGTAATCCGCAAGGATTTTTTACCCGCTGATCTCGCACCCGTATTACAGGCAAATGGTATAACAGGTTGTGTAGCCGTACAGGCTGATCAAAGCGAAGCAGAAACAGACTTCCTGTTACAGCTTGCAGCAGAGAATCCCTTCGTTAAAGGAGTAGTAGGCTGGGTGGATCTGAAAGCAGTCAATGTACAGGAACGCCTGGCACATTATGCACAGTTCCCGCTACTTAAAGGTATCCGGCACATTGTGCAGGGAGAACCTGACCGTAATTTTCTGCTGCGTGAAGACTTCGGCCGTGGCATTGCAGCACTGGCTGCATTTGGCTTAACGTATGATATCCTCATTTATCCGCATCAGCTACCCGCCGCTGTGGAATTCGTGAAGAAGTTCCCCAACCAGCCGATGGTACTTGATCATCTCGCTAAACCGGATTTCGAAACAGGCGAATTGAAAGGATGGGAACAACATATCCGCGCCCTCGGAAAACAGCAGAACGTTTACTGCAAACTAAGCGGTATGGTAACGGAAGCGGATATACAGCATTGGAAGAAAGAAGACTTTACACCTTTCCTTGATGTGGCACTGGAAGCATTCGGCCCACAACGTTTAATGTTCGGATCAGACTGGCCGGTATGTTTGCTGGCAGCAGACTATGCACAGGTAAAGGATATCGTAACGGATTACATCAGCCGTTTATCTGCTGCTGAACAGGCACAGATCATGGGTGGTAATGCCATTGAATTTTATAAACTAGCTTAA
- the leuC gene encoding 3-isopropylmalate dehydratase large subunit — MGKTLFDKIWDSHIVAAKPGFPDAVYINTHFIHEVTSPQAFDGLRKRNIPVFRPAKTRATADHNVPTLEQHLPIKEALSRKQVEMLTKNTAEFGVELYGLGHPYQGIVHVIGPELGITLPGMTIVCGDSHTSTHGAFGTIAFGIGTSEVEQVLATQCILQYKPKKMKIEVNGQLKKGVVSKDIILYIIAQISASGATGYFVEYAGEAIRNLSMEARMTICNMSIEMGARGGLIAPDATTFEYIKGREFAPKGADWDKALAYWETLKTDEDAEFDAVLTFDAADIEPQITYGTNPGMGIGVTQHIPSLGEIDDKEKPSFSKSLQYMDLEPGSQLLGKKVDYVFIGSCTNSRIEDLRMVADFVKGKRKANDVTVWIVPGSKQVEAQAIAEGIDKVFEAAGFQLRQPGCSACLAMNEDKIPAGKYCIATSNRNFEGRQGPNARTFLASPLTAAAAAITGNVTDVRDLI, encoded by the coding sequence ATGGGTAAAACATTATTTGACAAGATTTGGGATAGTCACATTGTGGCTGCTAAGCCGGGTTTCCCGGATGCCGTGTACATCAATACACATTTTATACATGAAGTAACCAGCCCCCAGGCGTTTGACGGATTAAGGAAAAGGAATATACCCGTTTTCAGACCAGCCAAAACCAGGGCTACAGCAGATCATAACGTGCCTACCCTGGAACAGCACCTTCCCATCAAGGAAGCACTGAGCAGGAAACAGGTAGAAATGCTAACAAAGAACACTGCAGAATTTGGGGTGGAATTATACGGATTGGGCCATCCTTACCAGGGGATTGTGCATGTGATAGGCCCGGAACTGGGTATAACCCTTCCCGGCATGACGATAGTTTGCGGGGACAGTCATACTTCCACACACGGGGCCTTTGGTACCATTGCCTTCGGGATCGGTACTTCCGAAGTAGAGCAGGTACTGGCCACCCAGTGCATCCTGCAATACAAGCCCAAAAAGATGAAGATTGAGGTGAACGGGCAATTGAAGAAAGGGGTGGTTTCCAAAGACATTATCCTCTATATCATTGCGCAGATCTCTGCTTCCGGCGCTACGGGTTATTTTGTGGAATATGCCGGAGAGGCCATCCGCAACCTGAGCATGGAAGCCCGGATGACCATCTGTAATATGAGTATCGAAATGGGCGCACGTGGCGGATTGATTGCACCGGATGCCACCACTTTTGAATATATCAAAGGCCGTGAGTTTGCACCGAAGGGGGCAGACTGGGATAAAGCCCTTGCTTACTGGGAAACACTGAAAACGGATGAAGACGCGGAATTTGATGCCGTACTCACCTTTGATGCGGCGGATATTGAACCCCAGATCACTTATGGCACTAACCCGGGAATGGGCATAGGGGTTACCCAACACATTCCTTCCCTGGGAGAGATAGACGACAAGGAAAAACCTTCTTTCTCCAAATCCCTGCAGTACATGGATCTGGAGCCAGGCAGCCAGCTGCTGGGAAAGAAAGTGGACTATGTGTTCATTGGCAGCTGTACGAATTCCCGGATCGAAGACCTCCGCATGGTGGCAGACTTCGTAAAAGGAAAACGCAAAGCAAACGATGTAACGGTTTGGATCGTTCCCGGCTCCAAACAAGTGGAAGCACAGGCTATTGCAGAGGGAATAGACAAAGTGTTTGAAGCAGCCGGATTCCAGCTGCGCCAACCGGGTTGTTCTGCCTGCCTGGCCATGAATGAGGACAAAATACCGGCAGGGAAGTATTGCATTGCCACTTCCAACCGTAACTTTGAAGGCCGCCAGGGCCCCAATGCCCGTACTTTCCTGGCAAGTCCGCTAACTGCAGCAGCTGCCGCTATTACCGGAAATGTAACGGACGTGAGAGACCTGATCTAA